The following coding sequences lie in one Acipenser ruthenus chromosome 47, fAciRut3.2 maternal haplotype, whole genome shotgun sequence genomic window:
- the LOC117966347 gene encoding transmembrane protein 161A-like isoform X4, with the protein MASIMQRLAPHCSFARWLICNGSLYRFKHPSEGELCALAGKQIPKNTKRERRQNGVSENKPLTVPKDIDLHLEAAPVKAMDALVLRFFLEYQWLIDFAVYAAGVSLFTEGYYCLVDGSKEVNIGAIWCLLTIAFSLKVLFTLMSHYFRSEEGGERSVCLAFGFLTLLIAMLVLVVRDEYLEFGLEPGFANLFDNLEIFLRQQGWEWSVPFTKLTVKLGLAAFCSFIGALLAFPGLRLAQTHLDALKMTSDRPMMQILLHASFLSPVIVVLLWVKPITRDFLENAPLGKQSVTLMSSSTFDSVRLWTVVALCALRLAVTRIHLQAYLNLADRWVQQMKREAGRIAAIDIQRKVTRIFCYLTVVTLQYLGPILLMLFSTLLLKSMGDYSWGLYPESPRVTPAVRTAPVVLSPSLDEEGEEIEEDIQATVARVSEALGSLRSVFTPLFYRGLFAFLTWWVAACQLITSLFGVYFHQYLMQS; encoded by the exons GGAGGGAGAGCTGTGTGCGCTGGCTGGGAAGCAGATACCCAAGAACACCAAGAGAGAAAG GAGGCAGAATGGAGTGTCTGAGAACAAACCGCTCACCGTGCCGAAAGACATCGACCTGCATTTGGAAGCGGCTCCTGTCAAAGCTATGGACGCTCTGG TGCTGCGCTTCTTCCTGGAGTACCAGTGGCTGATTGACTTCGCTGTCTATGCCGCTGGCGTCTCCCTGTTCACGGAGGGATATTACTGCCTGGTGGACGGCAGCAAGGAGGTCAATATCGGGGCCATCTGGTGCCTCCTGACCATCGCGTTCTCCCT CAAGGTGCTCTTCACCCTGATGAGTCACTACTTCCGTTCGGAGGAGGGCGGCGAGCGCTCGGTGTGCCTGGCCTTCGGCTTCCTCACCCTGCTGATCGCAATGCTGGTGCTGGTGGTGCGAGACGAGTACCTGGAGTTCGGACTGGAGCCCG GTTTCGCAAACTTGTTTGATAACTTGGAGATTTTCCTCAGACAGCAGGGATGGGAGTGGTC GGTGCCCTTCACCAAGCTCACTGTCAAGCTGGGCCTGGCTGCTTTCTGCTCTTTCATTGGTGCCCTGCTCGCCTTCCCTGGACTCCGATTGGCTCAGACCCACCTGGACGCTCTCAAGATGACATCAGACAGGCCCATGATGCA AATCCTCCTGCACGCCAGCTTCCTGTCCCCAGTGATCGTGGTCCTGCTCTGGGTGAAGCCCATCACCCGTGACTTCCTGGAGAACGCGCCCCTCGGCAAGCAGTCCGTCACACT GATGTCCAGCTCCACCTTTGACTCTGTCCGCTTGTGGACGGTGGTGGCTCTGTGCGCACTTCGCCTGGCGGTCACTCGGATCCACCTGCAGGCCTACCTCAACCTGGCTGACCGCTGGGTGCAGCAGATGAAGAGGGAGGCGGGGCGCATCGCTGCCATCGATATCCAGAGGAAG GTGACTCGTATCTTCTGCTACCTGACTGTCGTGACTCTGCAGTACCTGGGACCCATCCTGCTCATGCTGTTCTCCACCCTGCTGCTCAAATCAATGG GTGATTACTCGTGGGGTTTGTACCCCGAGTCCCCTAGGGTGACCCCGGCTGTGCGCACCGCCCCTGTGGTTCTGTCCCCTAGCCTGGACGAGGAGGGGGAGGAGATCGAGGAGGACATCCAGGCGACGGTGGCCCGTGTCTCGGAGGCCCTTGGCTCCCTGCGCAGCGTCTTCACCCCCCTCTTCTACCGCGGCCTCTTTGCCTTCCTCACCTGGTGGGTGGCAGCCTGCCAGCTCATCACCAGCTTGTTCGGAGTCTACTTCCACCAGTACCTCATGCAGTCATAG
- the LOC117966347 gene encoding transmembrane protein 161A-like isoform X3, with amino-acid sequence MGLIGIQLVVSLLMASIMQRLAPHCSFARWLICNGSLYRFKHPSEGELCALAGKQIPKNTKRERRQNGVSENKPLTVPKDIDLHLEAAPVKAMDALVLRFFLEYQWLIDFAVYAAGVSLFTEGYYCLVDGSKEVNIGAIWCLLTIAFSLKVLFTLMSHYFRSEEGGERSVCLAFGFLTLLIAMLVLVVRDEYLEFGLEPGFANLFDNLEIFLRQQGWEWSVPFTKLTVKLGLAAFCSFIGALLAFPGLRLAQTHLDALKMTSDRPMMQILLHASFLSPVIVVLLWVKPITRDFLENAPLGKQSVTLMSSSTFDSVRLWTVVALCALRLAVTRIHLQAYLNLADRWVQQMKREAGRIAAIDIQRKVTRIFCYLTVVTLQYLGPILLMLFSTLLLKSMGDYSWGLYPESPRVTPAVRTAPVVLSPSLDEEGEEIEEDIQATVARVSEALGSLRSVFTPLFYRGLFAFLTWWVAACQLITSLFGVYFHQYLMQS; translated from the exons GGAGGGAGAGCTGTGTGCGCTGGCTGGGAAGCAGATACCCAAGAACACCAAGAGAGAAAG GAGGCAGAATGGAGTGTCTGAGAACAAACCGCTCACCGTGCCGAAAGACATCGACCTGCATTTGGAAGCGGCTCCTGTCAAAGCTATGGACGCTCTGG TGCTGCGCTTCTTCCTGGAGTACCAGTGGCTGATTGACTTCGCTGTCTATGCCGCTGGCGTCTCCCTGTTCACGGAGGGATATTACTGCCTGGTGGACGGCAGCAAGGAGGTCAATATCGGGGCCATCTGGTGCCTCCTGACCATCGCGTTCTCCCT CAAGGTGCTCTTCACCCTGATGAGTCACTACTTCCGTTCGGAGGAGGGCGGCGAGCGCTCGGTGTGCCTGGCCTTCGGCTTCCTCACCCTGCTGATCGCAATGCTGGTGCTGGTGGTGCGAGACGAGTACCTGGAGTTCGGACTGGAGCCCG GTTTCGCAAACTTGTTTGATAACTTGGAGATTTTCCTCAGACAGCAGGGATGGGAGTGGTC GGTGCCCTTCACCAAGCTCACTGTCAAGCTGGGCCTGGCTGCTTTCTGCTCTTTCATTGGTGCCCTGCTCGCCTTCCCTGGACTCCGATTGGCTCAGACCCACCTGGACGCTCTCAAGATGACATCAGACAGGCCCATGATGCA AATCCTCCTGCACGCCAGCTTCCTGTCCCCAGTGATCGTGGTCCTGCTCTGGGTGAAGCCCATCACCCGTGACTTCCTGGAGAACGCGCCCCTCGGCAAGCAGTCCGTCACACT GATGTCCAGCTCCACCTTTGACTCTGTCCGCTTGTGGACGGTGGTGGCTCTGTGCGCACTTCGCCTGGCGGTCACTCGGATCCACCTGCAGGCCTACCTCAACCTGGCTGACCGCTGGGTGCAGCAGATGAAGAGGGAGGCGGGGCGCATCGCTGCCATCGATATCCAGAGGAAG GTGACTCGTATCTTCTGCTACCTGACTGTCGTGACTCTGCAGTACCTGGGACCCATCCTGCTCATGCTGTTCTCCACCCTGCTGCTCAAATCAATGG GTGATTACTCGTGGGGTTTGTACCCCGAGTCCCCTAGGGTGACCCCGGCTGTGCGCACCGCCCCTGTGGTTCTGTCCCCTAGCCTGGACGAGGAGGGGGAGGAGATCGAGGAGGACATCCAGGCGACGGTGGCCCGTGTCTCGGAGGCCCTTGGCTCCCTGCGCAGCGTCTTCACCCCCCTCTTCTACCGCGGCCTCTTTGCCTTCCTCACCTGGTGGGTGGCAGCCTGCCAGCTCATCACCAGCTTGTTCGGAGTCTACTTCCACCAGTACCTCATGCAGTCATAG
- the LOC117966348 gene encoding myocyte-specific enhancer factor 2B-like isoform X1, which yields MGRKKIQISRILDQRNRQVTFTKRKFGLMKKAYELSVLCDCEIALIIFNSNNRLFQYASTDMDKVLLKYTEYSEPHESRTNTDILETLRRKGLGLDAVDLDSGEAMSVAAEKYRQLNEGIDLSLGRQRYYGAPLLPPEAQYLLSGPCENGFSTGSPASTHLSSHRPSPYKPAGPRTAPQHSPVPPHPGIGYSMFSHSNQNRALETKTPPPLGLGAESRRAEMHAALSGTRAGLGTARGLYPGMHTGSQVVAMGKAGLSGYTLSAAGPPEYSHPGFAHSVSLQRNPVSPWHQSQHQDMPAMPHSSLGHLASYRISSGGGPFLGQNPSPTSPLAAPPPRSLSVSIKSERLSPVNACSPATPPQHHLTRHSPISNPDSTDTAPLDSYLANQRDDYLKGRYSCPLIPEDKGGLPGRRLEITEDWQR from the exons ATGGGGAGAAAGAAGATCCAGATCTCCAGGATACTGGATCAGCGCAACAGACAG GTGACGTTCACGAAGCGCAAGTTCGGTCTGATGAAGAAGGCGTACGAGCTGAGCGTGCTCTGTGACTGTGAGATCGCACTCATCATCTTCAACAGCAACAACCGGCTGTTCCAGTACGCCAGCACAGACATGGACAAGGTGCTGCTGAAATACACTGAGTACAGTGAACCGCACGAGAGCAGGACCAACACAGACATCCTGGAG ACCCTGCGGAGGAAAGGCCTGGGGCTGGACGCTGTAGATCTGGACAGCGGGGAGGCGATGAGTGTGGCAGCGGAGAAATACCGGCAACTGAACGAGGGCATTGACCTGTCCCTCGGCCGCCAGCGCTACTAC ggcgcccctctcctccctccagaGGCTCAGTACCTGCTCTCAGGCCCCTGTGAGAACGGGTTCTCCACGGGGAGCCCAGCCAGCACCCACCTCAGCTCCCACAGACCCTCCCCCTACAAACCAGCGGGACCCAGGACTGCCCCCCAGCACTCTCCTGTACCCCCACACCCAG GGATCGGCTACTCCATGTTCTCCCACAGCAACCAGAACCGCGCCCTGGAAACGAAGACTCCTCCCCCCCTGGGCCTGGGTGCGGAGAGCCGCAGAGCAGAGATGCACGCAGCCCTGAGTGGGACCCGAGCTGGCCTGGGCACTGCG AGGGGGCTGTACCCAGGGATGCACACAGGAAGCCAGGTGGTTGCCATGGGGAAAGCTGGTTTATCTGGGTACACCCTGTCTGCTGCGGGGCcaccag aaTACTCCCACCCAGGATTTGCCCATTCAGTGTCACTCCAACGCAATCCAGTCAGTCCCTGGCATCAGTCACAGCACCAGGACATGCCTGCCATGCCACACAGCAGTCTGGG ccATCTTGCTTCTTACAGGATATCCAGCGGTGGAGGCCCCTTTCTTGGGCAGAACCCGAGTCCGACCTCCCCTCTTGCTGCCCCTCCTCCTCGGTCTCTGAGCGTCAGCATCAAATCAGAACGCCTCTCTCCGGTCAACGCCTGCTCCCCGGCCACACCCCCGCAGCACCACCTCACCCGGCACTCTCCAATCAGCAACCCCGATTCCACAGACACCGCCCCACTTGACAGCTACCTAGCCAATCAGAGGGACGACTACCTGAAGGGCAGGTACTCCTGCCCACTGATCCCTGAGGACAAAGGAGGCCTGCCTGGCAGGAGGTTAGAAATCACGGAGGACTGGCAGAGATAA
- the LOC117966348 gene encoding myocyte-specific enhancer factor 2B-like isoform X2: MGRKKIQISRILDQRNRQVTFTKRKFGLMKKAYELSVLCDCEIALIIFNSNNRLFQYASTDMDKVLLKYTEYSEPHESRTNTDILETLRRKGLGLDAVDLDSGEAMSVAAEKYRQLNEGIDLSLGRQRYYGAPLLPPEAQYLLSGPCENGFSTGSPASTHLSSHRPSPYKPAGPRTAPQHSPVPPHPGIGYSMFSHSNQNRALETKTPPPLGLGAESRRAEMHAALSGTRAGLGTARGLYPGMHTGSQVVAMGKAGLSGYTLSAAGPPEYSHPGFAHSVSLQRNPVSPWHQSQHQDMPAMPHSSLGISSGGGPFLGQNPSPTSPLAAPPPRSLSVSIKSERLSPVNACSPATPPQHHLTRHSPISNPDSTDTAPLDSYLANQRDDYLKGRYSCPLIPEDKGGLPGRRLEITEDWQR; encoded by the exons ATGGGGAGAAAGAAGATCCAGATCTCCAGGATACTGGATCAGCGCAACAGACAG GTGACGTTCACGAAGCGCAAGTTCGGTCTGATGAAGAAGGCGTACGAGCTGAGCGTGCTCTGTGACTGTGAGATCGCACTCATCATCTTCAACAGCAACAACCGGCTGTTCCAGTACGCCAGCACAGACATGGACAAGGTGCTGCTGAAATACACTGAGTACAGTGAACCGCACGAGAGCAGGACCAACACAGACATCCTGGAG ACCCTGCGGAGGAAAGGCCTGGGGCTGGACGCTGTAGATCTGGACAGCGGGGAGGCGATGAGTGTGGCAGCGGAGAAATACCGGCAACTGAACGAGGGCATTGACCTGTCCCTCGGCCGCCAGCGCTACTAC ggcgcccctctcctccctccagaGGCTCAGTACCTGCTCTCAGGCCCCTGTGAGAACGGGTTCTCCACGGGGAGCCCAGCCAGCACCCACCTCAGCTCCCACAGACCCTCCCCCTACAAACCAGCGGGACCCAGGACTGCCCCCCAGCACTCTCCTGTACCCCCACACCCAG GGATCGGCTACTCCATGTTCTCCCACAGCAACCAGAACCGCGCCCTGGAAACGAAGACTCCTCCCCCCCTGGGCCTGGGTGCGGAGAGCCGCAGAGCAGAGATGCACGCAGCCCTGAGTGGGACCCGAGCTGGCCTGGGCACTGCG AGGGGGCTGTACCCAGGGATGCACACAGGAAGCCAGGTGGTTGCCATGGGGAAAGCTGGTTTATCTGGGTACACCCTGTCTGCTGCGGGGCcaccag aaTACTCCCACCCAGGATTTGCCCATTCAGTGTCACTCCAACGCAATCCAGTCAGTCCCTGGCATCAGTCACAGCACCAGGACATGCCTGCCATGCCACACAGCAGTCTGGG GATATCCAGCGGTGGAGGCCCCTTTCTTGGGCAGAACCCGAGTCCGACCTCCCCTCTTGCTGCCCCTCCTCCTCGGTCTCTGAGCGTCAGCATCAAATCAGAACGCCTCTCTCCGGTCAACGCCTGCTCCCCGGCCACACCCCCGCAGCACCACCTCACCCGGCACTCTCCAATCAGCAACCCCGATTCCACAGACACCGCCCCACTTGACAGCTACCTAGCCAATCAGAGGGACGACTACCTGAAGGGCAGGTACTCCTGCCCACTGATCCCTGAGGACAAAGGAGGCCTGCCTGGCAGGAGGTTAGAAATCACGGAGGACTGGCAGAGATAA